A genomic stretch from Enterobacter dykesii includes:
- the rsmB gene encoding 16S rRNA (cytosine(967)-C(5))-methyltransferase RsmB has translation MKKQNLRSMAAQAVEQVIEQGQSLSNVLPPLQQKVSDKDKALLQELCFGVLRTLSQLEWLINKLMSRPMTGKQRTVHYLIMVGFYQLLHTRIPPHAALAETVEGAVAIKRPQLKGLINGVLRQFQRQQDELLAEFAQNDARFLHPDWLLKRLKKAYPQQWQDITDANNQRPPMWLRVNRNHHTRDAWLALLEEAGMSGFTHDAYPDAVRLASPAPVHALPGFEDGWVTVQDASAQGCMTWLEPRNGEQILDLCAAPGGKTTHILEVAPQASVMAVDVDEQRLSRVYDNLKRLGMKAQVKQGDGRKPAEWCGETQFDRILLDAPCSATGVIRRHPDIKWLRRDRDIKELAQLQSDILDAIWPHLKPGGTLVYATCSVLPEENSQQIAAFLKRTPDAALRDTGTPELPGQQNLPGTEEGDGFFYAKLIKE, from the coding sequence ATGAAAAAACAAAATCTACGCAGTATGGCGGCCCAGGCCGTCGAGCAGGTTATCGAGCAGGGCCAGTCATTGAGTAACGTCCTGCCTCCCCTGCAGCAAAAAGTTTCTGATAAAGATAAAGCCCTGCTTCAGGAGCTCTGCTTTGGCGTTCTGCGCACGCTTTCTCAGCTTGAGTGGCTGATTAATAAGCTGATGTCACGCCCAATGACGGGCAAGCAGCGCACCGTACATTATTTGATTATGGTGGGTTTTTATCAGCTTCTTCATACCCGCATCCCACCTCACGCCGCGCTGGCAGAGACGGTGGAAGGTGCCGTTGCGATTAAACGTCCTCAGCTGAAAGGGCTGATTAACGGCGTATTGCGTCAGTTCCAGCGACAGCAGGATGAGCTTCTGGCTGAATTTGCCCAAAACGACGCGCGCTTCCTGCATCCGGACTGGCTGTTGAAGCGCCTGAAAAAAGCTTATCCGCAGCAGTGGCAGGACATTACCGATGCCAACAACCAGCGTCCGCCAATGTGGTTACGCGTGAATCGTAATCACCACACCCGTGACGCATGGCTGGCATTACTCGAAGAAGCTGGAATGAGCGGCTTCACCCATGACGCATACCCTGATGCCGTGCGCTTAGCATCGCCTGCACCGGTACATGCATTGCCCGGCTTTGAAGACGGTTGGGTAACGGTACAGGATGCCTCGGCTCAGGGTTGCATGACCTGGCTTGAACCCCGAAACGGTGAGCAGATCCTCGATCTCTGCGCCGCGCCTGGGGGCAAAACGACGCATATTCTTGAAGTGGCTCCGCAAGCCAGCGTGATGGCGGTGGACGTTGATGAGCAGCGTCTTTCACGCGTCTATGACAACCTCAAGCGCCTGGGCATGAAGGCACAGGTTAAGCAAGGCGATGGACGCAAACCCGCAGAATGGTGTGGTGAAACCCAGTTCGATCGCATTTTGCTGGATGCCCCCTGCTCTGCAACCGGCGTTATTCGTCGTCATCCGGACATCAAGTGGCTACGCCGCGATCGTGATATTAAGGAACTTGCCCAACTGCAATCCGACATTCTCGACGCCATTTGGCCGCATCTCAAGCCCGGCGGCACGCTGGTGTATGCAACCTGCTCCGTACTGCCGGAAGAAAACAGCCAGCAAATCGCGGCCTTCCTTAAACGTACCCCGGACGCGGCGCTGCGCGATACGGGAACGCCTGAACTCCCGGGTCAGCAGAATCTGCCGGGTACAGAAGAGGGTGATGGCTTCTTTTACGCTAAGCTAATCAAAGAGTGA
- the trkA gene encoding Trk system potassium transporter TrkA gives MKIIILGAGQVGGTLAENLVGENNDITIVDTNGDRLRVLQDKFDLRVVQGHGSHPRVLREAGADDADMLVAVTSSDETNMVACQVAYSLFNTPNRIARIRSPDYVRDAEKLFNSEAVPIDHLIAPEQLVIDNIYRLIEYPGALQVVNFAEGKVSLAVVKAYYGGPLIGNALSTMREHMPHIDTRVAAIFRHDRPIRPQGSTIVEAGDEVFFIAASQHIRAVMSELQRLEKPYKRIMLVGGGNIGAGLAHRLEKDYSVKLIERDQQRAAELAEKLQNTIVFYGDASDQELLAEEHIDQVDLFIAVTNDDEANIMSAMLAKRMGAKKVMVLIQRKAYVDLVQGSVIDIAISPQQATISALLSHVRKADIVGVSSLRRGVAEAIEAVAHGDETTSRVVGRSIDEIKLPPGTIIGAVVRGNDVMIANDNLRIEQGDHVIMFLTDKKFITDVERLFQPSPFFL, from the coding sequence ATGAAGATTATCATTCTGGGCGCAGGACAGGTTGGCGGAACGCTGGCGGAAAACCTGGTTGGCGAAAACAACGACATCACCATCGTGGATACCAACGGCGATCGCCTGCGAGTTTTGCAGGACAAATTTGATCTGCGCGTTGTGCAGGGCCATGGTTCGCACCCGCGCGTCCTTCGTGAGGCGGGCGCTGACGATGCCGACATGCTGGTTGCGGTAACCAGTTCTGACGAAACTAATATGGTGGCCTGTCAGGTGGCCTACTCGCTTTTCAACACGCCAAACCGAATTGCGCGTATTCGCTCTCCGGACTATGTTCGCGATGCTGAAAAACTGTTTAATTCCGAAGCAGTCCCCATTGACCACCTCATCGCGCCAGAACAGCTGGTTATCGACAATATCTATCGTCTGATCGAATATCCGGGCGCCCTGCAGGTGGTGAACTTTGCCGAGGGTAAAGTGAGCCTGGCAGTGGTTAAGGCCTATTATGGTGGACCATTGATCGGCAATGCGCTTTCCACCATGCGCGAGCACATGCCGCATATTGATACGCGCGTCGCAGCCATTTTCCGTCACGACAGGCCAATTCGCCCGCAAGGTTCCACGATTGTCGAAGCCGGTGATGAGGTCTTCTTTATTGCGGCCTCACAGCATATTCGTGCGGTGATGAGTGAACTTCAGCGTCTCGAAAAACCCTATAAACGCATTATGCTGGTCGGCGGCGGCAATATCGGTGCCGGTCTGGCACATCGGCTGGAAAAAGATTACAGCGTTAAGTTGATCGAGCGCGATCAACAGCGTGCTGCTGAACTGGCGGAAAAACTGCAAAATACGATCGTATTTTATGGTGATGCGTCGGATCAGGAGTTGCTGGCTGAAGAGCATATCGATCAGGTTGATCTCTTTATTGCCGTCACCAACGACGACGAGGCGAATATAATGTCCGCCATGCTCGCGAAGCGCATGGGGGCTAAAAAAGTCATGGTGCTTATTCAGCGCAAGGCGTATGTCGATCTGGTTCAGGGCAGCGTTATTGATATTGCCATTTCCCCTCAGCAGGCGACAATTTCCGCGCTTCTAAGCCATGTTCGTAAAGCGGATATTGTCGGAGTGTCATCGCTCCGCCGTGGCGTAGCGGAAGCCATTGAAGCCGTGGCTCATGGAGATGAAACGACGTCACGAGTCGTCGGCCGCTCGATCGACGAAATTAAACTGCCACCAGGCACGATTATCGGCGCCGTTGTGCGCGGGAATGATGTCATGATTGCCAATGATAATTTACGGATTGAGCAAGGCGATCACGTTATTATGTTCCTAACCGATAAAAAGTTTATTACCGACGTCGAACGTTTATTCCAGCCAAGTCCATTCTTCCTTTAA
- the mscL gene encoding large-conductance mechanosensitive channel protein MscL, whose protein sequence is MSFIKEFREFAMRGNVVDLAVGVIIGAAFGKIVSSLVADIIMPPLGLLIGGIDFKQFAFTLREAQGDVPAVVMHYGVFIQNVFDFVIVAFAIFMAIKLINRLNRKKEEPAAAPAPTKEEVLLSEIRDLLKEQNNRV, encoded by the coding sequence ATGAGTTTTATTAAAGAATTTCGCGAATTTGCGATGCGCGGGAACGTGGTGGATTTGGCAGTGGGTGTCATTATTGGTGCGGCATTCGGCAAAATTGTTTCATCATTAGTGGCCGACATTATCATGCCACCCTTAGGGTTGTTAATCGGCGGCATTGATTTCAAACAGTTCGCTTTCACGCTGCGTGAAGCGCAGGGTGATGTCCCGGCAGTCGTGATGCACTACGGCGTATTTATTCAGAACGTATTTGATTTTGTGATTGTCGCATTTGCCATATTTATGGCCATCAAGCTGATCAACAGGCTCAACCGTAAAAAAGAAGAGCCGGCTGCAGCACCTGCGCCAACGAAAGAAGAAGTGCTGTTAAGTGAGATCCGCGATCTGTTAAAAGAGCAGAATAACCGCGTCTAA
- a CDS encoding alternative ribosome-rescue factor A: MSRYQHTKGQIKDNAIEALLHDPLFRQRVEKNKKGKGSYLRKDKHEKRGNWEASGKQANRLFATGLPAFIY; the protein is encoded by the coding sequence ATGAGCCGCTATCAGCACACGAAAGGACAAATTAAAGACAATGCCATTGAGGCGTTACTTCACGACCCGTTATTCAGGCAGCGCGTTGAGAAGAATAAAAAAGGGAAAGGAAGTTATCTGCGTAAAGACAAACATGAAAAACGGGGTAACTGGGAGGCCAGTGGCAAGCAAGCGAATCGCTTATTTGCCACTGGCCTTCCTGCTTTTATCTATTGA
- the zntR gene encoding Zn(2+)-responsive transcriptional regulator, with protein MYRIGELAKLANVTPDTIRYYEKQQMIDHEVRTEGGFRLYTDNDLQRLRFIRYARQLGFTLDSIRELLSIRIDPSHHTCQESKSIVQARLDEVEARIQELQTMQRSLQRLNDACCGTAHSSIYCSILEALEQGASGEAQGC; from the coding sequence ATGTACCGTATCGGTGAACTTGCGAAGCTTGCGAACGTTACGCCGGATACTATCCGATATTACGAAAAGCAGCAGATGATCGATCATGAAGTTCGTACTGAAGGTGGCTTTCGACTTTATACCGATAACGATCTGCAGCGCCTGCGGTTTATTCGTTATGCGCGTCAGCTCGGCTTCACGCTGGATTCGATCCGCGAGTTATTATCGATCCGCATCGATCCGTCACATCACACCTGCCAGGAATCTAAAAGCATTGTGCAGGCCCGGCTGGATGAAGTTGAAGCGCGCATACAGGAGCTGCAAACCATGCAGCGCTCCCTGCAAAGGCTGAATGACGCCTGCTGCGGCACGGCCCACAGCAGTATTTACTGTTCAATTCTCGAAGCCCTGGAACAGGGAGCGAGTGGAGAAGCTCAGGGCTGTTGA
- a CDS encoding DUF1992 domain-containing protein: protein MWLLDQWAERHIRDAQNKGEFDDLPGSGEPLVLDDDSHIAPELRAGYRLLKNAGCLPPELEQRREAVELADLLNGIGHDDPRHSELSRRLALLELKLRQAGMNTDFLHGEYGDRLMQKMNEE, encoded by the coding sequence ATGTGGTTGCTCGATCAGTGGGCAGAACGCCATATCCGTGATGCTCAAAATAAAGGTGAATTCGACGATCTCCCGGGGAGCGGCGAACCCCTTGTGCTTGACGATGATTCGCACATTGCGCCTGAATTACGGGCCGGATACCGTTTACTTAAAAATGCGGGCTGTCTCCCCCCGGAGCTCGAACAGCGCAGAGAGGCCGTTGAACTGGCCGATCTTCTCAATGGAATCGGCCATGACGATCCACGACATTCTGAACTTAGCCGCCGTCTCGCCCTGCTTGAACTCAAGCTACGCCAGGCTGGGATGAACACTGATTTTCTGCACGGTGAATACGGTGATAGGTTGATGCAGAAAATGAACGAGGAGTAG
- the rplQ gene encoding 50S ribosomal protein L17, with amino-acid sequence MRHRKSGRQLNRNSSHRQAMFRNMAGSLVRHEIIKTTLPKAKELRRVVEPLITLAKTDSVANRRLAFARTRDNEIVAKLFNELGPRFASRAGGYTRILKCGFRAGDNAPMAYIELVDRSEKAEAAAE; translated from the coding sequence ATGCGCCATCGTAAGAGTGGTCGTCAACTGAACCGCAACAGCAGCCATCGCCAGGCTATGTTCCGCAACATGGCAGGTTCACTGGTTCGTCATGAGATCATCAAGACGACCCTGCCTAAAGCGAAAGAGCTGCGTCGCGTAGTTGAGCCGCTGATTACTCTTGCCAAGACTGACAGCGTTGCTAATCGTCGTCTGGCATTCGCCCGTACTCGTGATAACGAGATCGTGGCAAAACTGTTTAACGAACTGGGCCCGCGTTTCGCGAGCCGTGCCGGTGGTTACACTCGCATTCTGAAGTGTGGTTTCCGTGCAGGCGACAACGCGCCGATGGCTTACATCGAGCTGGTTGATCGTTCAGAGAAAGCAGAAGCTGCTGCAGAGTAA
- a CDS encoding DNA-directed RNA polymerase subunit alpha: MQGSVTEFLKPRLVDIEQVSSTHAKVTLEPLERGFGHTLGNALRRILLSSMPGCAVTEVEIDGVLHEYSTKEGVQEDILEILLNLKGLAVRVQGKDEVILTLNKSGIGPVTAADITHDGDVEIVKPQHVICHLTDENAAISMRIKVQRGRGYVPASARIHSEEDERPIGRLLVDACYSPVERIAYNVEAARVEQRTDLDKLVIEMETNGTIDPEEAIRRAATILAEQLEAFVDLRDVRQPEVKEEKPEFDPILLRPVDDLELTVRSANCLKAEAIHYIGDLVQRTEVELLKTPNLGKKSLTEIKDVLASRGLSLGMRLENWPPASIADE; the protein is encoded by the coding sequence ATGCAGGGTTCTGTGACAGAGTTTCTAAAACCGCGCCTGGTAGATATCGAGCAAGTGAGTTCGACGCACGCCAAGGTGACCCTTGAGCCTTTAGAGCGTGGCTTTGGCCATACTCTGGGTAACGCACTGCGCCGTATTCTGCTCTCATCGATGCCGGGTTGCGCGGTGACCGAGGTTGAGATTGATGGTGTACTTCATGAGTACAGCACCAAAGAAGGCGTTCAGGAAGATATCCTTGAAATCCTGCTCAACCTGAAAGGGCTGGCGGTGAGAGTTCAGGGTAAAGATGAAGTTATTCTTACTCTGAATAAATCTGGCATTGGCCCTGTGACTGCAGCCGACATCACCCACGACGGTGATGTTGAAATCGTCAAGCCGCAGCACGTGATCTGCCACCTGACCGATGAGAACGCAGCTATTAGCATGCGTATCAAAGTTCAGCGCGGTCGTGGTTATGTGCCGGCTTCTGCCCGAATTCATTCGGAAGAAGATGAGCGCCCAATCGGCCGTCTGCTGGTCGACGCATGCTACAGCCCTGTAGAGCGTATTGCCTACAATGTTGAAGCAGCGCGTGTAGAACAGCGTACCGACCTGGACAAGCTGGTCATCGAAATGGAAACCAACGGCACAATCGATCCTGAAGAGGCGATTCGTCGTGCGGCGACCATCCTGGCAGAACAACTGGAAGCTTTCGTTGACTTACGTGATGTACGTCAGCCGGAAGTGAAAGAAGAGAAACCAGAATTCGATCCGATCCTGCTGCGCCCTGTTGACGATCTCGAATTGACTGTCCGCTCTGCTAACTGCCTCAAGGCAGAAGCTATCCACTATATCGGTGATCTGGTACAGCGTACCGAGGTTGAGTTGCTGAAAACGCCGAACCTGGGTAAAAAATCTCTTACTGAGATTAAAGACGTGCTGGCTTCACGTGGTCTGTCTCTGGGCATGCGCCTGGAAAACTGGCCACCGGCAAGCATTGCTGACGAGTAA
- the rpsD gene encoding 30S ribosomal protein S4 codes for MARYLGPKLKLSRREGTDLFLKSGVRAIDTKCKIEQAPGQHGARKPRLSDYGVQLREKQKVRRMYGVLERQFRNYYKEAARLKGNTGENLLALLEGRLDNVVYRMGFGATRAESRQLVSHKAIMVNGRVVNIASYQVKANDVVSIREKAKKQSRVKAALELAEQREKPTWLEVDAGKMEGTFKRQPERSDLSADINEHLIVELYSK; via the coding sequence ATGGCAAGATATTTGGGTCCTAAGCTCAAGCTGAGCCGTCGTGAGGGCACCGACTTATTCCTTAAGTCTGGCGTTCGCGCGATCGATACCAAGTGTAAAATTGAACAAGCTCCTGGCCAGCACGGTGCGCGTAAACCGCGTCTGTCTGACTATGGTGTGCAGTTGCGTGAAAAGCAAAAAGTTCGCCGTATGTACGGTGTGCTGGAGCGTCAGTTCCGTAACTACTATAAAGAAGCAGCACGTCTGAAAGGCAACACAGGTGAAAACCTGCTGGCTCTGCTGGAAGGTCGTCTGGACAACGTTGTATACCGTATGGGCTTCGGCGCTACTCGTGCTGAATCACGTCAGCTGGTTAGCCACAAAGCAATCATGGTAAACGGTCGTGTTGTTAACATCGCTTCTTATCAGGTTAAAGCGAATGACGTTGTTAGCATTCGTGAGAAAGCGAAAAAGCAATCTCGCGTGAAGGCCGCTCTGGAGCTGGCTGAGCAGCGTGAAAAGCCAACCTGGCTGGAAGTTGATGCTGGCAAGATGGAAGGTACGTTCAAGCGTCAGCCAGAACGTTCTGATCTGTCTGCGGACATTAACGAACACCTGATCGTCGAGCTTTACTCCAAGTAA
- the rpsK gene encoding 30S ribosomal protein S11, whose protein sequence is MAKAPVRARKRVRKQVSDGVAHIHASFNNTIVTITDRQGNALGWATAGGSGFRGSRKSTPFAAQVAAERCAEAVKEYGIKNLEVMVKGPGPGRESTVRALNAAGFRITNITDVTPIPHNGCRPPKKRRV, encoded by the coding sequence ATGGCAAAGGCACCAGTTCGTGCACGTAAACGTGTAAGAAAACAAGTCTCTGACGGCGTGGCTCATATCCATGCTTCTTTCAACAACACCATCGTTACTATTACTGATCGTCAGGGTAACGCATTGGGTTGGGCAACAGCCGGTGGTTCCGGTTTCCGTGGTTCTCGCAAATCCACTCCGTTCGCAGCTCAGGTTGCAGCAGAGCGTTGCGCAGAAGCCGTAAAAGAATACGGCATCAAGAATCTGGAAGTTATGGTTAAAGGTCCGGGTCCGGGTCGTGAATCTACTGTTCGCGCTCTGAACGCCGCTGGTTTCCGCATCACGAATATTACTGATGTGACTCCGATCCCTCATAACGGTTGTCGTCCGCCGAAAAAACGTCGCGTATAA
- the rpsM gene encoding 30S ribosomal protein S13 translates to MARIAGINIPDQKHAVIALTSIYGVGKTRSKAILAAAGIAEDVKISELSEEQIDTLRDEVAKFVVEGDLRREISMSIKRLMDLGCYRGLRHRRGLPVRGQRTKTNARTRKGPRKPIKK, encoded by the coding sequence GTGGCCCGTATAGCAGGCATTAACATTCCTGATCAGAAACATGCTGTGATCGCATTAACTTCGATCTACGGCGTCGGCAAGACCCGTTCTAAAGCCATTCTGGCTGCAGCGGGTATCGCTGAAGATGTTAAGATCAGTGAGCTGTCTGAAGAACAAATCGACACGCTGCGTGACGAAGTTGCCAAATTTGTCGTTGAAGGTGATCTGCGCCGTGAAATCAGCATGAGCATCAAGCGCCTGATGGATCTTGGTTGCTATCGCGGTTTGCGTCATCGTCGTGGTCTGCCAGTGCGCGGTCAGCGTACTAAGACCAACGCACGTACCCGTAAGGGTCCGCGCAAACCGATCAAGAAATAA
- the rpmJ gene encoding 50S ribosomal protein L36 → MKVRASVKKLCRNCKIVKRDGVIRVICSAEPKHKQRQG, encoded by the coding sequence ATGAAAGTTCGTGCTTCCGTCAAGAAATTATGCCGTAACTGCAAAATCGTTAAGCGTGATGGTGTCATCCGTGTGATTTGCAGTGCCGAGCCGAAGCATAAACAGCGCCAAGGCTGA
- the secY gene encoding preprotein translocase subunit SecY yields the protein MAKQPGLDFQSAKGGFGELKRRLLFVIGALIVFRIGSFIPIPGIDAAVLAKLLEQQRGTIIEMFNMFSGGALSRASIFALGIMPYISASIIIQLLTVVHPALAELKKEGESGRRKISQYTRYGTLVLAIFQSIGIATGLPNMPGMQGLVLNPGFAFYFTAVVSLVTGTMFLMWLGEQITERGIGNGISIIIFAGIVAGLPPAIAHTIEQARQGDLHFLLLLLVAVLVFAVTFFVVFVERGQRRIVVNYAKRQQGRRVYAAQSTHLPLKVNMAGVIPAIFASSIILFPATIASWFGGGTGWNWLTTISLYLQPGQPLYVLLYASAIIFFCFFYTALVFNPRETADNLKKSGAFVPGIRPGEQTAKYIDKVMTRLTLVGALYITFICLIPEFMRDAMKVPFYFGGTSLLIVVVVIMDFMAQVQTLMMSSQYESALKKANLKGYGR from the coding sequence ATGGCTAAGCAACCGGGATTAGATTTTCAAAGTGCCAAAGGTGGATTTGGCGAGCTGAAACGCAGACTGCTGTTTGTTATCGGCGCGCTGATTGTGTTCCGTATTGGCTCTTTTATTCCGATCCCTGGTATCGATGCCGCTGTACTTGCCAAACTGCTTGAGCAACAGCGAGGCACCATCATTGAAATGTTCAACATGTTCTCTGGTGGTGCTCTCAGCCGTGCTTCTATCTTTGCATTGGGTATTATGCCGTACATTTCGGCATCTATTATTATCCAGCTGCTGACGGTCGTTCATCCGGCCCTGGCAGAGTTGAAGAAAGAAGGGGAGTCTGGACGTCGTAAGATTAGTCAGTACACCCGTTACGGTACTCTGGTGCTGGCAATATTCCAGTCGATCGGTATTGCTACCGGTCTGCCGAATATGCCTGGTATGCAGGGCCTGGTGTTAAACCCGGGCTTTGCATTCTACTTCACCGCTGTTGTAAGTCTGGTCACAGGGACTATGTTCCTGATGTGGCTCGGCGAACAGATTACTGAGCGTGGTATCGGTAACGGTATCTCTATCATTATCTTCGCCGGTATTGTTGCGGGCCTCCCGCCAGCCATCGCCCATACTATCGAGCAAGCGCGTCAAGGCGACCTGCACTTCCTCCTGTTGCTGTTGGTTGCAGTATTAGTATTTGCAGTGACGTTCTTTGTTGTCTTCGTTGAACGTGGTCAACGCCGCATTGTGGTGAACTACGCTAAACGTCAGCAGGGTCGTCGTGTCTATGCTGCACAGAGCACACATTTACCGCTGAAAGTGAACATGGCGGGGGTTATCCCGGCTATCTTCGCTTCCAGTATTATTCTGTTCCCGGCGACCATCGCGTCATGGTTCGGGGGCGGTACTGGTTGGAACTGGCTGACAACAATTTCGCTGTATTTGCAGCCTGGGCAACCACTTTATGTGTTACTCTATGCGTCTGCGATCATCTTCTTCTGTTTCTTCTACACGGCGTTGGTCTTCAACCCGCGTGAAACAGCAGATAACCTGAAGAAGTCCGGTGCATTTGTACCAGGAATTCGTCCGGGAGAGCAAACGGCGAAGTATATCGATAAAGTAATGACTCGCCTGACTTTGGTTGGTGCGCTTTATATTACTTTTATCTGCCTGATCCCGGAGTTCATGCGTGATGCAATGAAAGTACCGTTCTACTTCGGTGGGACCTCACTGCTTATCGTTGTTGTCGTGATTATGGACTTTATGGCTCAAGTGCAAACTCTGATGATGTCCAGTCAGTACGAGTCTGCATTGAAGAAGGCGAACCTGAAAGGCTACGGCCGCTAA
- the rplO gene encoding 50S ribosomal protein L15, producing the protein MRLNTLSPAEGSKKAGKRLGRGIGSGLGKTGGRGHKGQNSRSGGGVRRGFEGGQMPLYRRLPKFGFTSRKAAITAEIRLSDLAKVEGGVVDLNTLKAANIIGIQIEFAKVILAGEVSTPVTVRGLRVTKGARAAIEAAGGKIEE; encoded by the coding sequence ATGCGTTTAAATACTCTGTCTCCGGCCGAAGGCTCTAAAAAGGCGGGTAAACGCCTGGGTCGTGGTATCGGTTCTGGCCTCGGCAAAACCGGTGGTCGTGGTCACAAAGGTCAGAACTCTCGTTCTGGCGGTGGCGTACGTCGCGGTTTCGAGGGTGGCCAGATGCCACTGTACCGTCGTCTGCCGAAGTTCGGCTTCACCTCTCGCAAAGCAGCGATCACAGCGGAAATCCGTCTGTCTGACCTGGCGAAAGTTGAAGGCGGCGTTGTAGACCTGAACACGCTGAAAGCAGCAAACATTATCGGTATCCAGATCGAGTTCGCGAAAGTGATCCTGGCTGGTGAAGTTTCTACTCCGGTAACTGTTCGTGGCCTGCGTGTTACTAAAGGTGCTCGTGCTGCTATCGAAGCTGCTGGCGGTAAAATTGAGGAATAA
- the rpmD gene encoding 50S ribosomal protein L30 has translation MAKTIKITQTRSAIGRLPKHKATLLGLGLRRIGHTVEREDTPAVRGMVNAVYFMVKVEE, from the coding sequence ATGGCAAAGACTATTAAAATCACTCAAACCCGCAGTGCAATCGGTCGTCTGCCGAAACACAAGGCAACGCTGCTTGGCCTGGGTCTGCGTCGTATTGGTCATACCGTTGAGCGCGAGGATACTCCTGCTGTTCGTGGTATGGTCAACGCGGTTTACTTCATGGTTAAAGTTGAGGAGTAA
- the rpsE gene encoding 30S ribosomal protein S5, with amino-acid sequence MAHIEKQAGELQEKLIAVNRVSKTVKGGRIFSFTALTVVGDGNGRVGFGYGKAREVPAAIQKAMEKARRNMINVALNNGTLQHPVKGVHTGSRVFMQPASEGTGIIAGGAMRAVLEVAGVHNVLAKAYGSTNPINVVRATIDGLENMNSPEMVAAKRGKSVEEILG; translated from the coding sequence ATGGCTCACATCGAAAAACAGGCTGGCGAACTGCAGGAAAAGCTGATCGCGGTAAACCGCGTATCTAAAACCGTTAAAGGTGGTCGTATTTTCTCCTTCACAGCTCTGACTGTAGTAGGCGATGGTAACGGTCGCGTTGGTTTTGGTTACGGTAAAGCGCGTGAAGTTCCAGCAGCGATCCAGAAAGCGATGGAAAAAGCCCGTCGCAATATGATTAACGTCGCGCTGAACAACGGTACCCTGCAACACCCAGTTAAAGGTGTTCACACGGGTTCTCGTGTATTCATGCAGCCAGCTTCAGAAGGTACCGGTATCATCGCCGGTGGTGCAATGCGCGCCGTTCTGGAAGTTGCTGGGGTTCATAACGTTCTGGCCAAAGCATATGGTTCCACCAACCCGATCAACGTGGTTCGTGCAACTATTGATGGCCTGGAAAATATGAATTCTCCAGAAATGGTCGCTGCCAAGCGTGGTAAATCCGTTGAAGAAATTCTGGGGTAA
- the rplR gene encoding 50S ribosomal protein L18, protein MDKKSARIRRATRARRKLKELGATRLVVHRTPRHIYAQVIAPNGSEVLVAASTVEKAISEQLKYTGNKDAAAAVGKAVAERALEKGISNVSFDRSGFQYHGRVQALADAAREAGLQF, encoded by the coding sequence ATGGATAAGAAATCTGCTCGTATCCGTCGTGCGACCCGCGCACGCCGCAAGCTCAAAGAGCTGGGTGCAACTCGCCTGGTGGTACATCGTACCCCGCGTCATATTTACGCACAGGTAATTGCACCGAACGGTTCTGAAGTTCTGGTAGCTGCTTCTACTGTAGAAAAAGCTATCTCAGAACAATTGAAGTACACCGGTAACAAAGACGCCGCTGCAGCTGTAGGTAAAGCTGTTGCTGAACGCGCTCTGGAAAAAGGCATCAGCAATGTTTCCTTTGACCGTTCCGGGTTCCAATATCATGGTCGTGTCCAGGCACTGGCAGATGCTGCCCGTGAAGCTGGCCTTCAGTTCTAA